One window of the Tachypleus tridentatus isolate NWPU-2018 chromosome 10, ASM421037v1, whole genome shotgun sequence genome contains the following:
- the LOC143230346 gene encoding heparan sulfate glucosamine 3-O-sulfotransferase 1-like, which yields MPFKRDTGFSTFPRHVLMPLSETHQTSKHTASGRTETHAKSRYFAVLVFLFILFLCVVAHFIHLENLKDPDLCLDTYHNEEIIHLHILREGVNFLQAKRRLPQVIIIGVRKGGTRALLEFLNVHPMIQKSSEEEHFFDNDARHSLGLEWYRRKMPFSLPGQITIEKSPAYFITDKVPERIHEMNSSIKLLLIVRDPVTRLISDYSQLSANKAKKGKPLPPFEKLVFKSGGKVNTNYKAVKIGMYSIYVRKWLKVFNDRQIFVVSGDQLIRDPFIELKQIEDFLGLKHYVKRENFYYNKTKGFFCVRNETLNKCLNDSKGRKHPVILPVLISKLRRFYAPYNREFYQTVGRSFAWPEE from the coding sequence ATGCCATTTAAGAGGGATACAGGCTTTTCAACTTTTCCCAGACATGTATTGATGCCTCTAAGTGAAACCCACCAAACTTCTAAGCATACAGCATCAGGCAGGACTGAGACGCATGCAAAAAGTCGTTATTTTGCAGTTTTGGTGTTTCTTTTCATCTTATTCCTTTGTGTGGTAGCTCACTTCATACACTTGGAGAACTTAAAGGATCCAGATCTTTGTCTGGATACTTATCACAATGAAGAAATTATTCATTTACATATTCTGAGGGAAGGAGTTAATTTTCTTCAAGCTAAACGTCGGTTACCACAGGTAATTATTATTGGTGTGCGCAAAGGAGGCACTCGAGCTCTTCTAGAATTTCTTAATGTTCATCCCATGATTCAGAAGTCTTCAGAAGAAGAGCATTTCTTTGATAATGATGCTAGACACTCTCTAGGTCTGGAATGGTATCGTAGAAAGATGCCTTTCTCTCTTCCTGGACAAATCACTATAGAAAAAAGTCCAGCATATTTCATCACTGATAAAGTACCTGAACGCATTCATGAGATGAATAGCTCTATTAAGTTACTTCTTATTGTCAGGGATCCAGTGACTCGTTTGATTTCAGATTATTCTCAACTTTCAGCTAACAAGGCTAAAAAAGGGAAACCCCTTCCACCCTTTGAAAAACTAGTCTTTAAGTCAGGTGGTAAAGTCAATACAAACTATAAGGCTGTAAAAATCGGTATGTATTCCATTTATGTGAGAAAGTGGCTAAAAGTTTTTAATGATCGTCAGATCTTTGTTGTAAGTGGAGACCAACTCATACGTGATCCATTCATAGAGTTAAAGCAAATTGAAGATTTTTTAGGCctcaaacattatgttaaaagGGAAAATTTctactacaacaaaacaaaaggATTTTTTTGTGTCCGAAATGAAACTCTGAACAAATGCTTAAATGACAGTAAAGGCCGAAAGCACCCTGTGATCCTACCTGTTCTTATCTCTAAGCTTAGGCGTTTTTATGCTCCATACAACAGAGAATTTTATCAGACAGTAGGAAGAAGTTTTGCATGGCCAGAAGAATAG